A single window of Coffea eugenioides isolate CCC68of chromosome 7, Ceug_1.0, whole genome shotgun sequence DNA harbors:
- the LOC113777754 gene encoding uncharacterized protein LOC113777754, giving the protein MKKRDENSQLEMLEGAKSMGAGAATIASAGAAVGIGNVLSSSIHSVARNPSLAKQLFGYAILGFALTEAIASFALMMAFLISSVFRFDLSMNGKGGLLINRTRRGRKTKQRAMPTFPANFSTSTSKISIQLVYTQNDCFFVFLGLFFIFFFFFFISQFYLNFMQGHKRKRIDWNDASTSREPGPAQSGSPEDDDTSSEDDSSSEDDSSSVDDPEERVRLQKAIRKKIVALLKKFCSTYCSNMGFCGKYCSRGRADFDFLGAAHEIAKEEFFYEKSSAKVNVLRKLFAFLKNYSTNKTWTNNDMNAHWLHDVMRRTPPSSK; this is encoded by the coding sequence ATGAAAAAGCGTGACGAGAATTCTCAACTCGAGATGTTAGAGGGTGCAAAATCAATGGGTGCCGGAGCTGCTACAATTGCTTCAGCGGGAGCTGCTGTCGGTATTGGAAACGTCCTTAGTTCCTCGATTCATTCCGTGGCGCGAAATCCATCTTTGGCTAAACAATTATTTGGTTATGCCATTTTGGGCTTTGCTCTAACCGAAGCTATTGCATCGTTTGCCCTAATGATGGCATTTTTGATCTCATCCGTATTCCGATTTGATCTCTCTATGAATGGAAAAGGGGGGCTTTTGATCAATAGaacaagaagaggaagaaagacAAAACAAAGAGCAATGCCTACATTCCCAGCTAACTTCTCGACGAGTACGAGTAAGATAAGCATCCAACTAGTTTACACCCAGAAtgattgtttttttgttttcttaggtctttttttcattttttttttctttttttttatttctcaatTCTATCTGAATTTTATGCAAGGACATAAAAGAAAACGGATTGATTGGAACGATGCCTCAACTTCACGCGAGCCAGGGCCCGCCCAGTCCGGTTCTCCGGAAGACGATGACACCTCTTCAGAGGATGACTCCTCTTCAGAGGATGACTCCTCTTCTGTTGATGACCCCGAAGAAAGGGTACGGCTTCAGAAAGCCATAAGAAAAAAGATAGTAGCTCTTCTAAAGAAATTTTGTTCCACCTATTGCTCAAATATGGGCTTTTGTGGGAAATATTGCTCTCGAGGTAGAGCGGATTTTGATTTCTTGGGGGCGGCGCATGAGATAGCCAAAGAGGAGTTTTTTTATGAGAAGTCCTCAGCCAAGGTAAATGTCCTACGTAAACTTTTTGCTTTTCTGAAGAACTATTCTACCAATAAGACGTGGACAAATAATGACATGAACGCTCATTGGCTCCATGATGTCATGCGGCGAACTCCGCCATCTTCTAAATAA